From Bacillus basilensis, a single genomic window includes:
- the ileS gene encoding isoleucine--tRNA ligase codes for MKKVDVKESAVGRETRIRKQWNEQSIFEQSIQNREGAQSFVFYEGPPTANGLPHVGHALGRTIKDVVARYKTMAGYKVLRKAGWDTHGLPVELGVEKQLGISGKHEIEEYGIEPFIKKCKESVFTYEKQWREFTESIGYWVDMDDPYVTLKNPYIESVWHILGTIHEKGLLYKGHRVSPYCPSCQTSLSSHEVAQGYKTVKDLSATVKFKVKDSENEYFLGWTTTPWTLPANVALAVHPNMEYVKAKQEGHVYIVAKERVQDVLKENYEVLSVHKGEELLNTSYTAPFPMKEVTNGYRVIGADFVTADSGTGLVHIAPAYGEDDYRVVQSEGLSFLHVVDEKGEYTEAVPFLKGKFVKDCDVDIVRYLAKEGLLYHKEKYEHSYPHCWRCDSPLLYYAGESWLIRTTAIKETFLQNNDTVTWYPDHMKHGRFGKFLENMVDWNISRNRYWGTPLNVWECENCDHQFAPKSIADLRKHSTKETPEDLELHKPYVDEVQVCCEKCGSTMNRTPEVIDVWFDSGSMPFAQYHYPFENKELFEEQFPADVIAEGIDQTRGWFYSLLAVSALYTGKVPYKRVLSLGHVLDEEGQKMSKSKGNALDPVDLVEKFGADALRWALLVDSAPWNAKRFSERTVLEAKSKFVDTLVNVYSFYVLYANLDKYNPNETYDVKRTKLDEWVLSRLHSTTKKVRTALDDYQFTNAAREIAALVDEVSNWYVRRSRNRFWESGMNAEKAAAYETLHEVLVTISKLIAPFTPFVAEDIHLNLTGSSVHLEDYPVVNETLLQPKLEAEMDAVLQVVELGRSNRNQHSLKVKQPLAELVLLEHNENDMDWESYRDIVMDELNVKSFHVELDETKYTSYQLKLNFKTAGPKFGKNVNAVNGWLKQLSQDEVQNFVSTERAVYEAASGEEIVVTAEDVMVEKVAKSGFSNTTNGQYTVMLDTNVTEELLQEGVAREFIRAVQEYRKQLNLPVNLRVDVILDTEEELKQTLTNHKDLLEENLLVKQFSFGNLTTEDDELSVGETKVRIKLSAAQ; via the coding sequence ATGAAGAAAGTAGATGTAAAAGAGTCAGCTGTAGGGAGAGAAACACGTATTCGTAAACAGTGGAACGAGCAAAGCATTTTCGAGCAATCAATTCAGAATCGAGAAGGCGCACAATCTTTTGTGTTTTATGAAGGACCACCAACGGCGAACGGACTACCGCATGTAGGTCATGCACTTGGACGAACAATTAAAGATGTAGTAGCAAGATATAAAACGATGGCTGGTTATAAAGTGTTAAGAAAAGCGGGATGGGATACACACGGTTTGCCTGTAGAATTAGGTGTTGAGAAGCAACTCGGTATTTCTGGTAAACATGAAATCGAAGAGTATGGAATTGAGCCATTTATTAAGAAGTGTAAAGAGAGTGTATTCACATACGAGAAGCAGTGGCGTGAATTCACTGAAAGTATCGGTTATTGGGTAGATATGGATGATCCATACGTTACGTTAAAGAATCCATATATCGAAAGTGTATGGCATATTTTAGGGACGATTCATGAAAAAGGATTATTGTATAAAGGGCATAGAGTTTCACCATATTGCCCAAGTTGTCAAACTTCACTAAGTTCACATGAGGTTGCACAAGGGTATAAAACAGTAAAAGATTTAAGTGCAACAGTTAAGTTTAAAGTAAAAGATAGTGAAAATGAATATTTCCTAGGTTGGACAACAACACCTTGGACACTTCCAGCAAATGTTGCACTCGCTGTACATCCAAATATGGAATATGTTAAAGCGAAACAAGAAGGTCATGTATACATTGTTGCGAAAGAACGTGTGCAAGATGTATTAAAAGAAAACTATGAAGTACTATCTGTTCATAAAGGGGAAGAATTATTAAATACTTCTTATACAGCACCGTTTCCAATGAAAGAAGTTACAAATGGTTACCGTGTAATCGGAGCAGATTTCGTAACGGCAGATAGTGGTACAGGACTTGTTCATATCGCTCCAGCATATGGGGAAGACGATTATAGAGTCGTTCAAAGTGAAGGATTGTCATTCTTACATGTTGTAGATGAGAAAGGTGAGTATACAGAAGCAGTACCATTTTTGAAAGGTAAATTTGTAAAAGATTGTGACGTAGATATCGTTCGTTATTTAGCGAAGGAAGGTTTACTATACCATAAAGAAAAGTATGAACATAGTTACCCGCATTGCTGGCGTTGTGATTCACCGCTTCTTTATTATGCAGGAGAGAGTTGGTTAATCCGAACGACTGCAATTAAGGAAACATTTTTACAAAATAACGATACTGTTACTTGGTATCCAGATCATATGAAACATGGACGCTTTGGTAAGTTTTTAGAAAACATGGTGGACTGGAATATTAGCCGAAATAGATATTGGGGAACACCATTAAATGTTTGGGAATGTGAAAATTGCGATCATCAATTCGCACCGAAAAGCATTGCTGATTTAAGAAAGCATAGTACGAAAGAAACACCGGAAGATTTAGAATTGCATAAGCCGTATGTAGATGAAGTGCAAGTTTGCTGCGAAAAATGCGGAAGTACAATGAATCGTACACCAGAAGTAATTGATGTTTGGTTTGATAGTGGTTCCATGCCATTTGCGCAATATCATTATCCGTTTGAAAATAAAGAGTTATTTGAAGAACAGTTTCCAGCAGATGTAATTGCAGAAGGAATTGATCAAACACGCGGCTGGTTTTATAGTTTATTAGCTGTATCAGCACTATATACAGGAAAAGTACCGTATAAACGAGTGTTATCACTAGGGCATGTTCTAGATGAGGAAGGACAGAAAATGTCTAAAAGTAAAGGGAATGCACTAGATCCAGTTGATTTAGTAGAGAAGTTTGGTGCAGATGCTCTAAGATGGGCTCTACTCGTTGACAGTGCTCCGTGGAATGCAAAGCGTTTTTCTGAAAGAACAGTACTGGAAGCAAAATCTAAATTTGTAGATACGTTAGTCAATGTGTATAGCTTCTACGTTTTATATGCAAATTTAGATAAGTATAATCCGAACGAAACGTATGATGTAAAGCGGACGAAATTAGATGAATGGGTATTATCAAGATTGCATAGCACAACGAAAAAAGTGAGAACAGCGCTTGATGATTATCAATTTACGAATGCAGCTCGTGAAATCGCGGCGCTTGTAGATGAAGTAAGTAACTGGTACGTAAGACGATCACGTAATCGTTTCTGGGAATCTGGTATGAATGCTGAAAAAGCAGCTGCATATGAGACACTTCATGAAGTGCTTGTAACAATTAGTAAACTAATTGCACCATTTACACCGTTTGTCGCTGAAGATATTCATTTGAATTTAACTGGAAGTAGCGTTCATTTAGAGGATTATCCAGTTGTAAATGAAACATTACTACAACCTAAATTAGAAGCGGAAATGGATGCTGTTTTACAAGTTGTTGAACTTGGAAGAAGTAACCGTAATCAACATTCTTTAAAAGTAAAACAACCGCTAGCAGAACTCGTACTACTGGAGCATAACGAGAATGATATGGATTGGGAATCTTATCGTGATATCGTTATGGATGAACTAAATGTAAAATCGTTCCACGTTGAACTAGATGAAACGAAGTATACATCCTATCAATTAAAGCTGAATTTTAAAACGGCGGGACCGAAGTTCGGTAAGAATGTAAATGCAGTAAATGGTTGGCTAAAACAATTATCACAAGACGAGGTACAAAACTTTGTATCTACAGAAAGAGCAGTTTACGAAGCAGCCTCAGGAGAAGAAATAGTTGTAACAGCTGAAGATGTAATGGTTGAAAAAGTTGCAAAATCAGGCTTCTCTAATACGACTAACGGACAATATACAGTAATGTTAGATACAAATGTAACGGAAGAATTGTTACAAGAAGGAGTAGCACGTGAGTTTATTCGCGCCGTTCAAGAATATCGTAAGCAGTTGAATTTACCAGTAAATTTACGAGTGGATGTTATTCTTGATACAGAGGAAGAGCTGAAGCAAACATTAACGAATCATAAAGATCTGTTGGAAGAAAATTTACTCGTTAAGCAATTTTCATTTGGTAACTTAACGACTGAAGACGATGAACTATCTGTAGGTGAGACAAAAGTCCGCATTAAATTAAGTGCAGCTCAGTAA